Part of the Liberibacter crescens BT-1 genome is shown below.
AACGCGATAAAACAGTAACTGCATCAAGATGGGCAAAAGAGGTAGCAGGAGCAGGATCTGTTAAATCATCAGCAGGAACATAAATGGCTTGTACAGAAGTAATCGATCCCGTTAAAGTTGTTGTGATCCTTTCTTGCAAAGCCCCCATTTCTGTAGCAAGAGTTGATTGATATCCCACCGCTGATGGTATCCTTCCAAGAAGTGCTGACACTTCTGCACCAGCCTGTGTAACCCGGAAAATATTATCAATAAAAAAAGAACATCTTGACCCTGATCACGAAAATATTCAGCAAGAGTTAAGCCTGTTAAGGCGACGCGAGCACGCGCACCTGGAGGCTCATTCATTTGACCATAGACCAAAGCACATTTTGAACCATCGGTTGAACCATTGTTTTTGACTGGATCAATATTAACTTTCGACTCAATCATTTCATGATACAAATCATTTCCTTCTCGAGTACGCTCACCTACACCAGAAAATACTGAATATCCTCCATGAGCCTTCGCAACATTATTAATTAATTCCATGATTAAAACAGTCTTTCCGACGCCTGCACCACCAAAAAGACCAATTTTACCTCCCCTAGGATACGGCGAGAGCAAATCAACAACTTTAATACCTGTAGCAAGAATACTAGACTCAATGGATTGATCAACATATGCTGGAGCAGGTTGATGAATCGAACGTCTAACAGAACTATTAATAGCACCTTGTTCATCAACTGGTTCGCCGATAACATTCATAATACGCCCTAATGTCTCCTTACCTACAGGAACAGAGATTTGCATACCACTATCAAACACAGAGTTTCCACGAACCAACCCATCTGTTGTATCCATTGCAATACAACGAACGACCTTTTCACCTACATGCTGAATTACTTCAAGTACAAGTCTAGAACCCTTGTTATCAGTTTCAAGAGCATTAAGAATGGCTGGTAAAGAATTTTCAAATACAACATCTACAACAGCACCAAGAACCTGCTGTATTTTACCAACATTACGCACAGCTGTTTCAGCCATTATTCATACCCTCTTTCACTCAATTTATTATACTGCTTCGGCACCAGAAATTATCTCGATCAGTTCAGTAGTAATACGTACCTGACGTTGATAATTATATGATAAAGTTAAATCATCTATCATACGACTTGCATTACGTGTTGCATTATCCATAGAAGCTACCTTTGCAGCCATTTCACCTTTTAAATTTTCCAAAAGAGCTTTAAATATCTCAACAGAAATATAATGAGGTAAAATACTGCGAAGTATGGAATATAATGTTGGCTCATACTCGTATAAAGATATTTGCCTATCTTTCTGATTTTCCATGATGAAAGATGGAGCCAAAGGAATTAAATCTTTAATTGCAGGAACTTGTTGTATAATTGATTTAAAGTGTGAATAGATAATAGAGCATCTATCAAACTCACCGTTCTCAAAAAGAGATAATACCTTTTTGCCGATATTATTAGCTTGAGAAAACTCAATCGTTTTTTTACCAGATAATTCCACGCAATCAATAATTAATGAAGAAAACTTATGACGGCTCAATACCTCATATCCTTTTCTTCCTATAACTAAAATCTTAACTTCTTTTCCTTCTTTCAGAAATTGCTCTATATGATATTGACTAAATCGCAAAATTTGTGAATTAAATCCTCCACATAATCCTCGTTCTGTTGTGCAAATAATAAGCAAATGAACCTTATCTTGTTTAGATCCTTGAAGTAACAGACGCACGTCATCATTAACATCTTCGCCATCAATAACTTGTGCAACCATATTATTTATATGATTATAATAAATAGACGCTATATTATAAGCTTCTTGAGCACGCCGCAATTCAGAAACAGCAACCATTTGCATAGCTTTTGTAATCTTCTTTGTCGCTTTTACAGAATTTATTCGATTTTTTAGCTCTTTCATAGAAGCCATTTCTAAGCTCCGTTCCTTTTACTATCCTTCAGCCAAAAATTTTTAAAAATTCATCAATAATAGTTTTTAGCTTAGTGTCCAAATCTTTAGAAATCACTTTATCATCAGCTATACTTTTTAGAACATCCCCATACGTAATCTTCAAATAAGATAAAAGCTCCGTTTCAAATCTACCAATCTGCGACAAATCTATCTTATCAAGATACCCATTAATCCCAGCAAACATAACAACCACTTGCTCTTCAATCTTAAACGGAGAAAATTGCGGTTGCTTTAAAAGCTCAGTTAAACGCTGCCCACGGCTGAGAAGTCTCTGAGTGGCAACATCAAGATTGGAACCAAACTGAGAAAAAGACGCTATTTCACGGTACTGAGCTAACTCACCTTTAATAGAACCAGCCACTTGCTTCATAGCTTTGACTTGAGCAGCAGACCCAACACGCGAAACAGACAAACCAACATTAATAGCAGGACGAATCCCTTGATAGAACAAATCTGTTTCAAGGAAAATTTGTCCATCTGTTATAGATATTACGTTAGTTGGAATATATGCAGAAACATCATTAGCTTGCGTTTCAATAACAGGCAAGGCTGTTAAAGAACCAGCGCCAGATGCATCCGACATTTTTGCAGCTCTCTCCAATAAACGAGAATGCAAATAAAAGACATCTCCTGGATAGGCTTCTCGACCAGGTGGCCGCCGTAAAAGAAGAGACATCTGACGATATGCAACAGCTTGCTTATATAAATCGTCATACGCAATTAAAGCATGTTGCCCTCTATCCCGAAAATATTCTCCCATTGAACAAGCAGAAAAGGGTGCCAAAAATTGCATTGGAGCAGGATCAGAAGCAGAAGCAACAACAATTATAGAATAATGCAATGCACCATAGTCTTCTAAAACTTTTACAAATCGAGCAACAGTAGAAAGTTTTTGACCAATAGCAACATAAATACAGTATATTTTGTCTTTTTCTTCGCCGTGATCATGAATGGATTTTTGATTCAAAAACGAATCCAAAATAATTGCAGTCTTTCCTGTTTGTCTATCTCCTATTATCAACTCGCGCTGCCCACGACCTATAGGAATAATAGCATCTATAGCCTTAATACCAGTAAGCATCGGCTCATGAACAGATTTACGCTGCACAATACCCGGAGCC
Proteins encoded:
- a CDS encoding F0F1 ATP synthase subunit gamma translates to MASMKELKNRINSVKATKKITKAMQMVAVSELRRAQEAYNIASIYYNHINNMVAQVIDGEDVNDDVRLLLQGSKQDKVHLLIICTTERGLCGGFNSQILRFSQYHIEQFLKEGKEVKILVIGRKGYEVLSRHKFSSLIIDCVELSGKKTIEFSQANNIGKKVLSLFENGEFDRCSIIYSHFKSIIQQVPAIKDLIPLAPSFIMENQKDRQISLYEYEPTLYSILRSILPHYISVEIFKALLENLKGEMAAKVASMDNATRNASRMIDDLTLSYNYQRQVRITTELIEIISGAEAV
- the atpA gene encoding F0F1 ATP synthase subunit alpha, which translates into the protein MDIRAAEVSEILKERIRNFSKNAEVSEVGQVLSVGDGIARVYGLDEIQAGEMVSFPNGVYGMALSLEADNVGVVIFGSDRNISEGDVVKRTGQIMQVPVGPELLGRVVDALGNPIDGKGLIKCSDRAYVDVKAPGIVQRKSVHEPMLTGIKAIDAIIPIGRGQRELIIGDRQTGKTAIILDSFLNQKSIHDHGEEKDKIYCIYVAIGQKLSTVARFVKVLEDYGALHYSIIVVASASDPAPMQFLAPFSACSMGEYFRDRGQHALIAYDDLYKQAVAYRQMSLLLRRPPGREAYPGDVFYLHSRLLERAAKMSDASGAGSLTALPVIETQANDVSAYIPTNVISITDGQIFLETDLFYQGIRPAINVGLSVSRVGSAAQVKAMKQVAGSIKGELAQYREIASFSQFGSNLDVATQRLLSRGQRLTELLKQPQFSPFKIEEQVVVMFAGINGYLDKIDLSQIGRFETELLSYLKITYGDVLKSIADDKVISKDLDTKLKTIIDEFLKIFG